The following proteins are encoded in a genomic region of Planococcus lenghuensis:
- a CDS encoding M20/M25/M40 family metallo-hydrolase translates to MNKERLLQEFLELVQIDSETKQEAEISAVLQKKLADLGFDVTEDDAASRNGHASGNLIATLAATKDEADSIYFTVHMDTVVPGKGVKPSVKDGYVVTDGTTILGADDKAGIAALFEMARVLKEQKIDHGKIQFVITAGEESGLAGARELDRSLVEAEYGYAVDSDGKVGGIVTAAPYQAKLHTTIYGKTAHAGVAPEKGVSAITLAAKGISAMKLGRIDEETTANIGRFEGGQATNIVCEEAYVLSEARSINPDKLNKQTDHIVQAFSEAAEKFGGRAETDVQLMYPGFRFEEGARVVEVAKQAAAAIGRPSPILTSGGGSDANIIAGFGIPTVNLCVGYEEIHTKNERMPVKELEKLADLLVEVVKAAAE, encoded by the coding sequence ATGAATAAAGAACGGTTGCTCCAGGAATTTCTGGAGCTGGTCCAAATCGATTCGGAAACAAAACAGGAGGCGGAAATTTCAGCCGTCCTGCAGAAGAAACTGGCAGATCTCGGATTTGATGTAACGGAAGACGACGCGGCGTCCCGAAACGGGCACGCATCCGGCAACTTGATCGCAACGCTTGCGGCGACGAAAGATGAAGCGGATTCAATCTATTTCACCGTCCACATGGACACAGTCGTACCAGGAAAAGGCGTGAAGCCCTCGGTGAAAGACGGTTATGTGGTGACGGACGGCACAACGATTCTGGGTGCGGATGACAAAGCGGGGATTGCCGCGTTATTTGAAATGGCCCGTGTGCTTAAAGAGCAGAAGATCGATCATGGGAAAATTCAGTTCGTCATCACAGCGGGGGAGGAAAGCGGCCTCGCCGGTGCAAGAGAACTGGACCGGTCGCTCGTGGAAGCTGAGTATGGCTACGCCGTGGACAGTGACGGCAAAGTCGGCGGCATTGTGACGGCTGCGCCGTATCAGGCGAAGCTTCACACAACAATTTACGGCAAAACCGCTCATGCCGGTGTGGCACCGGAAAAAGGTGTATCGGCCATCACGCTGGCAGCCAAAGGGATTTCAGCGATGAAACTCGGACGCATCGATGAGGAAACGACCGCAAATATCGGCCGGTTTGAAGGCGGTCAGGCAACGAATATCGTTTGTGAGGAAGCATACGTACTGTCCGAGGCCCGTTCGATCAATCCGGACAAACTGAATAAGCAAACGGACCATATAGTGCAGGCGTTCAGCGAAGCGGCCGAAAAATTCGGCGGCCGGGCTGAAACGGATGTGCAGCTCATGTACCCGGGTTTCCGCTTTGAAGAAGGCGCCCGGGTTGTGGAAGTGGCGAAACAGGCGGCGGCGGCGATCGGCCGTCCGTCACCGATCCTGACGAGCGGCGGCGGGAGTGACGCCAACATCATTGCCGGGTTCGGCATCCCGACTGTCAATTTATGCGTCGGCTATGAAGAAATCCATACAAAAAATGAACGCATGCCGGTGAAAGAACTTGAAAAACTGGCGGATCTGCTTGTGGAAGTTGTAAAAGCGGCAGCTGAATAA